DNA from Scheffersomyces stipitis CBS 6054 chromosome 1, whole genome shotgun sequence:
TACAGCTACTTCTTCAGCGAAGTGTTTGGTGATGATATTTATTACACATTGTTCAAAGACGATCCCATGAGTGtagaaaatggaagaaaGTATAGAGATATCGTTTTATCTAAGGGAAATTCAGAGGATATAatggacaacttgaagttgttgctAGGAAGAGAACCTACCTCAGATGCTTTCTTAAAGGAATATGGATTGGACAAGTGATACGTAAATTAAAATACTAAACTAAAAATATCAATAGACggaaaaacaagaaatgaaatgtAGAGTATATCTCTACAATGCAAGGGATGCAATATCAGGAATGGTTTTGAAAACCTTTTCCTGATCATTGTAGTCGATGTTATTGAGAATATCAGACACTGTTTCGACATTCTCTTGAGGAATCATGATGATTCCAGACCGCGCCATTGAGAAGTAGTTCATTTCGAACAAAGTGTTGTTATACTTCTTTATACCGTTTATCAATTTACTGGCTACGCCAGCAACAATACCAGTTGAATCCAAGGgcaagttggagaagtcgATGGAGATGGGGATGATAATATCTTGAGTCGAACCAATGATACTCTTTGAGTCGAAACCTAAATGGGCACGTTTTTTAGACGACTTGGGCAAGATCAAAGACACTTCGTTGATAGAAGTTCTAGTTATGGCAAAGTAAGGAGGTATGATCTCTGGTCTAGCTAATACCGTAGCACAGTTTAGAATAGTATCATGCACTTCACCGGCTCTGGCGCCAGTCAATAGCAACTTTTCATTTGTGTTTATTGCTGGTTTGATATTGGCATCACTGAAAAGCTTGAATGTCTTTTCCTCGAGTATTTTGGACGCTATGTCTTCATCAGAGTGCATGTCATGATCTTCATTGCTTTCGGTATTTGACATAATGTAGCTGTTGGAGATGTCGGAGAACTCAAAGTTTTTCTTAGTGAGAATGCTGATGACCTTTTCTTTGAGCGAGGCCGGGAAAAGAACAATGTCGCTAAAGTGACTAGAGAGGAAGAATAACGAGATGTTGTTTTCGGACAATGGCTTGGTCAATTCGAGTATACGCAAGCTGTTGTCAAAACTGCCATCACTATCTACTTGTAAGCTTAAGAAGCTTTCTGAGATTACCTGAACTTCTTTCAAGTCCAACCTGCGACATATCTCTATAGGGTCTTTGAATAACGTTGTCAAAAGCAGTGTTGAGACGATCACAGTGCATTCGAGTGGAGTTAAAGCAATGTGGAAAAAATAGTTATCGAACTCAGACAAGCTGTCCTGGTCCGACTCGTAGTTTCTGTTGAGGCTGTCTGAAGAGTTATTGGATTTCATCTTGCTTGAGTTGTCTACAGATCTCCGATGCCCTCCACCACCAGAACCAGGGTTTTCGTCTTGGTGGTGTGAATCTACAGAGCTACGTTTGTTGGAAGCTGTCAGCCAACTGTCGTTTTCATTGGAGGCATAGCTGACgttcttcatcaaattgGCTCTGTGGGGCCTGTGTCTTCTGTCTCTTGAATAGTGctcttcgtcgtcatcaGTGTCGTTCTCATCGCCACTTGAGTTTTCGTCATTGTCTTCGTCATATTCCTCTTCTGAATCAGAGTAGTCGTCCACGTTGTAATTGGGCAAGTACTTCACCACCTCGTTGTAGAGTAGTTGTAGAATAGAGCTGGTGAAAATCCAGTACCGGTCTCGAGGAATCGATATGATCGAGAGCTCTGTCGGGTTGAGATGGACTTGAGTATTCATATCGTGAAGGATGATTATATGCTTACTCGGTATAATACAGTTTAAAAAGTAGGAAGGAAATCTGAGTTGTTACTGTGCACATTAAGAGAAGGTAGTAAGGGTGAAATCTGGTAACTTTATATGATGGCGGTGCGAGCGGATAGATGGAAGTGGATCAATGATGAGCCAGATTGATGTTGAAAGATCACGAGAAAACGGATGGTCTTTATCAATTAAGAAGAATATAAGTCAAAATAATTGAACACGAATTGTATAAAAGAGTGGTGTGGAATTGTGGAACATGCAAATGAAGAGATATAAAaagattcaatttttcaactgtACGACTGTGGAGAAGtcaaaaaatatttttaGAGTCATATGTTTTCCGGGGTTCAACAGAAGTTCCGAGGGGAGATCCGTGGGAGTTAAGAAATCCGCACAAGGTATAAACTGTAGGACTTTAGCCTTGGATAATGATGTGGAATATGTCTATCACGTGGAAAGTGTTCCGACCACCGATCGCTATGAACCGGAACTCATATTGTCAGATTTCATTGTGAATCATCCCTATCAATCCGAGGTGAAGGTTTACATTTGAGATAGAAGTCATGAGGCgacaattctacaatatcTATAATGATTCTGTGTTATCCGGAAAAGCGGGAAATTTCAGCGAGCGAAGTTGAGAGATAGAGAATTCATAATGAGTCAGAATAGATAAGACTGCGATTGActcaaaattgaaaagctGAGTCAAACTGAAATTTCATAGAAATATGGAAAGTTACAGAAAACTCTAGGTT
Protein-coding regions in this window:
- a CDS encoding predicted protein, whose protein sequence is MNTQVHLNPTELSIISIPRDRYWIFTSSILQLLYNEVVKYLPNYNVDDYSDSEEEYDEDNDENSNSHHQDENPGSGGGGHRRSVDNSSKMKSNNSSDSLNRNYESDQDSLSEFDNYFFHIALTPLECTVIVSTSLLTTLFKDPIEICRRLDLKEVQVISESFLSLQVDSDGSFDNSLRILELTKPLSENNISLFFLSSHFSDIVLFPASLKEKVISILTKKNFEFSDISNSYIMSNTESNEDHDMHSDEDIASKILEEKTFKLFSDANIKPAINTNEKLLLTGARAGEVHDTILNCATVLARPEIIPPYFAITRTSINEVSLILPKSSKKRAHLGFDSKSIIGSTQDIIIPISIDFSNLPLDSTGIVAGVASKLINGIKKYNNTLFEMNYFSMARSGIIMIPQENVETVSDILNNI